The Schistocerca americana isolate TAMUIC-IGC-003095 chromosome 5, iqSchAmer2.1, whole genome shotgun sequence genome includes a window with the following:
- the LOC124615408 gene encoding ras-related protein Rab-30 isoform X1: MRILIFIRLQRMASVKVPEQKVILCGEYGVGKSSLFRRYSTNTFVTATDRQSTLGLDHFDREYKVSGKHIKLQLWDTGGMERVASITSSYYKFAEAAILVFALDNAASFHVLSQHLLDIVTYAENAKIFLCGNKSDLEGHTPQVTESDMESFCEQCHNLISATYKTSCKTGEGVEEMFADIAHHLVQANRSRLELQTMDQESFKISAPDEATEPSCLC, from the exons ATGCGGATCCTTATTTTCATCAGACTTCAAC GCATGGCTTCAGTGAAAGTGCCTGAACAAAAGGTTATACTTTGTGGAGAATATGGTGTTGGCAAAAGTTCTCTTTTCCGTCGGTACTCCACAAATACCTTTGTGACTGCAACAGATAGGCAGTCAACATTGGGTCTTGATCATTTTGACAGGGAATATAAAGTATCTGGAAAACACATAAAA CTACAGTTATGGGATACTGGAGGTATGGAACGTGTTGCATCAATCACGTCCAGTTATTATAAATTTGCAGAGGCGGCCATACTAGTATTTGCTCTAGATAAtgctgcttcatttcatgttttgtCCCAGCATCTCCTGGATATAGTGACATATGCAGAAAATGCAAAGATATTCCTGTGTGGCAATAAATCAGATTTGGAAGGTCACACTCCACAAGTTACTGAAAGTGATATGGAAAGTTTTTG tGAGCAGTGTCATAATCTAATCAGTGCTACATACAAAACTTCATGCAAGActggtgaaggagtagaagaaatgtttGCTGATATTGCACATCACTTAGTGCAGGCAAATAGGTCACGTTTAGAATTACAGACAATGGACCAAGAATCTTTTAAAATCTCAGCCCCAGATGAAGCTACAGAACCATCATGTCTGTGTTAA
- the LOC124615408 gene encoding ras-related protein Rab-30 isoform X3 yields the protein MASVKVPEQKVILCGEYGVGKSSLFRRYSTNTFVTATDRQSTLGLDHFDREYKVSGKHIKLQLWDTGGMERVASITSSYYKFAEAAILVFALDNAASFHVLSQHLLDIVTYAENAKIFLCGNKSDLEGHTPQVTESDMESFCEQCHNLISATYKTSCKTGEGVEEMFADIAHHLVQANRSRLELQTMDQESFKISAPDEATEPSCLC from the exons ATGGCTTCAGTGAAAGTGCCTGAACAAAAGGTTATACTTTGTGGAGAATATGGTGTTGGCAAAAGTTCTCTTTTCCGTCGGTACTCCACAAATACCTTTGTGACTGCAACAGATAGGCAGTCAACATTGGGTCTTGATCATTTTGACAGGGAATATAAAGTATCTGGAAAACACATAAAA CTACAGTTATGGGATACTGGAGGTATGGAACGTGTTGCATCAATCACGTCCAGTTATTATAAATTTGCAGAGGCGGCCATACTAGTATTTGCTCTAGATAAtgctgcttcatttcatgttttgtCCCAGCATCTCCTGGATATAGTGACATATGCAGAAAATGCAAAGATATTCCTGTGTGGCAATAAATCAGATTTGGAAGGTCACACTCCACAAGTTACTGAAAGTGATATGGAAAGTTTTTG tGAGCAGTGTCATAATCTAATCAGTGCTACATACAAAACTTCATGCAAGActggtgaaggagtagaagaaatgtttGCTGATATTGCACATCACTTAGTGCAGGCAAATAGGTCACGTTTAGAATTACAGACAATGGACCAAGAATCTTTTAAAATCTCAGCCCCAGATGAAGCTACAGAACCATCATGTCTGTGTTAA
- the LOC124615408 gene encoding ras-related protein Rab-30 isoform X2, translating into MHFLTLCMASVKVPEQKVILCGEYGVGKSSLFRRYSTNTFVTATDRQSTLGLDHFDREYKVSGKHIKLQLWDTGGMERVASITSSYYKFAEAAILVFALDNAASFHVLSQHLLDIVTYAENAKIFLCGNKSDLEGHTPQVTESDMESFCEQCHNLISATYKTSCKTGEGVEEMFADIAHHLVQANRSRLELQTMDQESFKISAPDEATEPSCLC; encoded by the exons ATGCATTTTTTGACATTAT GCATGGCTTCAGTGAAAGTGCCTGAACAAAAGGTTATACTTTGTGGAGAATATGGTGTTGGCAAAAGTTCTCTTTTCCGTCGGTACTCCACAAATACCTTTGTGACTGCAACAGATAGGCAGTCAACATTGGGTCTTGATCATTTTGACAGGGAATATAAAGTATCTGGAAAACACATAAAA CTACAGTTATGGGATACTGGAGGTATGGAACGTGTTGCATCAATCACGTCCAGTTATTATAAATTTGCAGAGGCGGCCATACTAGTATTTGCTCTAGATAAtgctgcttcatttcatgttttgtCCCAGCATCTCCTGGATATAGTGACATATGCAGAAAATGCAAAGATATTCCTGTGTGGCAATAAATCAGATTTGGAAGGTCACACTCCACAAGTTACTGAAAGTGATATGGAAAGTTTTTG tGAGCAGTGTCATAATCTAATCAGTGCTACATACAAAACTTCATGCAAGActggtgaaggagtagaagaaatgtttGCTGATATTGCACATCACTTAGTGCAGGCAAATAGGTCACGTTTAGAATTACAGACAATGGACCAAGAATCTTTTAAAATCTCAGCCCCAGATGAAGCTACAGAACCATCATGTCTGTGTTAA